A single Altererythrobacter sp. BO-6 DNA region contains:
- a CDS encoding ribose-phosphate pyrophosphokinase: MKIMSGNSNLPLARAVAAYLEIPLTDASVRRFADEEVFVEIHENVRGEDVFLIQPTSFPANDNLMELLICIDALKRASAKRITAVVPYFGYARQDRKPGPRTPISAKLVADLITRAGADRVLAVDLHAGQIQGFFDIPTDNLYAAPVMAADIQARYGDQDLMVVSPDVGGVVRARALAKRLDNAPLAIVDKRRDRPGESEVMNIIGEVKGRHCILIDDIVDSGGTLCNAAQALLDEGATSVAAYITHGVLSGGAVARVDSSALKELVITDTIRPTEATENSSRIRVLTIAPLIGEAVRRIADESSVSSLFD, translated from the coding sequence ATGAAGATCATGTCCGGCAATTCGAACCTGCCGCTCGCGCGTGCGGTCGCTGCCTATCTCGAGATCCCGCTCACCGATGCCAGCGTACGGCGCTTTGCCGACGAGGAGGTGTTCGTCGAGATTCATGAGAATGTGCGCGGTGAGGACGTGTTCCTGATCCAGCCGACGAGCTTTCCGGCGAACGATAATCTGATGGAGCTGCTGATCTGCATCGATGCGCTCAAACGCGCTTCGGCCAAGCGGATAACCGCGGTGGTGCCCTATTTCGGCTATGCCCGGCAGGATCGCAAGCCCGGCCCGCGCACGCCGATTTCGGCCAAGCTGGTGGCGGATCTGATCACCCGCGCGGGGGCTGACAGGGTCCTGGCGGTCGATCTCCACGCCGGACAGATCCAGGGCTTCTTCGATATCCCGACGGACAATCTCTATGCCGCGCCGGTCATGGCAGCGGACATCCAGGCCCGCTATGGCGACCAGGACCTGATGGTGGTCAGCCCGGACGTTGGCGGCGTGGTCCGCGCCCGCGCGCTGGCCAAGCGGCTCGACAATGCCCCGCTGGCGATTGTCGACAAGCGTCGCGATCGCCCTGGCGAGAGCGAAGTGATGAACATCATCGGCGAGGTGAAGGGGCGCCACTGCATCCTGATCGATGACATCGTCGATTCGGGCGGTACCCTATGCAACGCGGCGCAAGCGCTACTCGATGAAGGTGCGACCAGCGTCGCCGCCTATATCACCCACGGGGTTTTGTCGGGCGGGGCAGTTGCGCGCGTCGACAGTTCCGCGCTGAAGGAACTCGTGATTACCGATACCATCCGCCCGACCGAAGCGACGGAGAATTCGAGCCGTATCCGGGTGCTGACGATCGCGCCCCTGATCGGCGAAGCGGTCCGGCGCATTGCCGATGAAAGCTCGGTCAGCTCGCTGTTCGACTAG
- a CDS encoding helix-turn-helix domain-containing protein produces the protein MASGNDAEAWRRQSEPQSGVSRDGMPLSINRAPAEDLRPWIARLVAAKIETGPGSLIRCGMCNDLVYERIVLHGDWTTSSLDGTGHYRDEPLLFGPHSRYMSLSCSGPVIAIGVGLRPGALPLLSGRAVEPIVNRIERGDPLGLIRRNLFAEYPPEGEPEQWLAQLEEALRRTIAERNPAVPDPISTAFELASFADPNLALLDFSEEQGISLRKLERVVKRDFGLTPKQVLRRARALDIAAQLCGVADEDEAEQLMLRFFDQSHLIREFAAFFGTTPSAFRAATHPLMTINVETRQARRLEELNRLQPGQQRPWFAGEGI, from the coding sequence ATGGCAAGCGGGAACGACGCCGAAGCATGGCGTCGACAATCCGAACCGCAGTCGGGCGTGTCGCGCGATGGCATGCCGCTTTCGATCAACCGCGCACCGGCAGAAGACTTACGCCCATGGATTGCCCGCCTGGTCGCTGCCAAGATCGAGACCGGGCCGGGATCGCTGATCCGCTGCGGCATGTGCAACGATCTGGTTTACGAACGGATCGTTTTGCATGGCGACTGGACCACGTCGTCGCTTGACGGGACCGGGCATTATCGCGACGAGCCGCTGCTGTTTGGCCCCCATTCGCGCTACATGTCGCTGAGCTGCTCCGGGCCGGTAATCGCTATCGGTGTGGGGCTGCGGCCTGGTGCACTTCCACTTCTTTCCGGGCGTGCGGTCGAGCCGATCGTCAACCGGATCGAGCGCGGAGACCCGCTGGGTTTGATCAGGCGTAACCTGTTTGCCGAATATCCTCCAGAAGGCGAACCCGAACAATGGCTGGCGCAGTTGGAAGAGGCACTGCGCCGTACCATTGCCGAGCGCAACCCGGCGGTGCCGGACCCGATCAGCACGGCGTTCGAGCTGGCCAGCTTTGCCGATCCCAACCTTGCACTGCTGGATTTTTCAGAGGAGCAGGGCATCAGCCTGCGCAAGCTGGAGCGGGTGGTAAAGCGCGATTTCGGGCTTACTCCCAAACAGGTTCTGCGCCGTGCACGGGCGCTCGACATCGCCGCACAGCTGTGCGGCGTGGCCGACGAGGACGAGGCCGAACAGCTGATGCTGCGCTTCTTCGATCAATCCCACCTGATCCGCGAATTTGCAGCTTTCTTCGGCACCACGCCCAGCGCATTTCGCGCAGCCACTCACCCGCTGATGACCATCAATGTCGAAACCCGCCAGGCGCGGCGACTTGAGGAGCTCAACCGGCTGCAACCGGGCCAGCAACGCCCCTGGTTTGCCGGCGAGGGAATCTAG
- a CDS encoding helix-turn-helix domain-containing protein, translating to MTETGHEDNRVDTSLGLRSLLGHTAAGEPLSLNRAPCEELSPWVARVYATQVEAEPDHLIECGLVADTPILRVLFRGEWGAETRDGHGRYSNAALFFGPHTRRMPVTVKGSFATVGVALKPGAVSALRGPPVPDTLDRIILYDHIYGNENWGTSAQLLEWFDPAGPPERWLRVAEILLQQLVERAGGAKPDPIVAAFDRAAFADPNLSIGDFAAEHGIDRRRLERLIKKSFGQTPKQVLRRARALDIAANLRGVADDEEAEELALRYYDQSHMIREFSAFFGMTPKQFLRRPQPLMTLALEARQARRLEVLGRHDPSASYPWRRA from the coding sequence GTGACCGAAACGGGGCACGAAGACAATCGGGTAGATACGAGCCTGGGGCTGCGCTCGCTATTGGGGCACACTGCCGCCGGTGAGCCGCTGTCGCTCAACCGGGCGCCGTGTGAAGAGCTGTCACCCTGGGTGGCGCGCGTATATGCCACGCAGGTCGAGGCCGAGCCGGACCACCTGATCGAATGCGGGCTGGTCGCCGACACTCCAATCCTGCGCGTGCTGTTTCGCGGCGAATGGGGGGCAGAAACGCGCGACGGCCATGGCCGTTACAGCAATGCAGCGCTGTTTTTCGGTCCGCATACGCGGCGGATGCCGGTTACCGTCAAGGGAAGCTTCGCCACTGTTGGTGTGGCGCTGAAGCCTGGGGCAGTGAGCGCGCTTAGGGGCCCGCCTGTGCCCGATACGCTTGATCGCATCATCCTTTACGATCACATCTACGGCAATGAGAACTGGGGTACGAGCGCACAATTGCTCGAATGGTTCGACCCTGCCGGTCCGCCTGAACGATGGCTGCGTGTTGCAGAAATCCTGCTTCAGCAATTGGTGGAGCGGGCCGGCGGTGCCAAGCCCGATCCGATCGTTGCCGCCTTCGACAGGGCTGCCTTCGCCGATCCGAACCTGAGCATTGGCGACTTCGCAGCGGAACACGGCATCGATCGGCGCAGGCTGGAACGATTGATCAAGAAGTCTTTCGGCCAGACCCCCAAGCAGGTGCTGCGGCGGGCCAGGGCGCTCGACATTGCCGCCAATCTGCGCGGCGTTGCGGACGACGAAGAAGCCGAGGAACTGGCGCTGCGATATTATGACCAGTCGCACATGATCCGCGAGTTTTCGGCCTTCTTCGGCATGACCCCCAAACAATTCTTGCGCAGGCCACAACCGCTGATGACGCTGGCACTGGAAGCCCGCCAGGCCCGGCGACTGGAAGTACTGGGCCGCCACGATCCATCCGCTTCATATCCCTGGCGACGCGCCTGA
- the hisN gene encoding histidinol-phosphatase → MDSSDILCAQRLAEAARDAIRPLYRGAWSHERKDDHSFVTEADRAAEAAMRAIIEREYPADGIIGEEYGNRNPGAGRQWVLDPIDGTTSFIAGRPIFGTLIALLEEGWPVLGVIDQPILGERWLGVTGQGTLFNDRPVHGAPCRELSDAVLATTSPHLFSGEQIEPFMKLSGAVAHRKIIWGGDCYNYGLVASGHVDVVCEAGLKLHDFAALVPVVEGAGGVMCDWNGEPLNAESTGEVLAIGDPARLEDVLEAMQ, encoded by the coding sequence ATGGATTCATCCGACATCTTGTGCGCCCAGCGGCTGGCCGAAGCCGCGCGTGATGCAATCCGGCCACTTTATCGCGGGGCATGGTCGCACGAGCGCAAGGACGACCACAGTTTCGTGACCGAAGCCGACCGCGCGGCTGAAGCAGCGATGCGCGCCATCATCGAGCGGGAATATCCTGCTGATGGAATTATCGGCGAGGAATATGGCAACCGCAATCCGGGTGCGGGCCGGCAATGGGTGCTCGATCCGATCGATGGCACCACCAGCTTTATCGCCGGGCGGCCGATTTTCGGCACGCTGATCGCCCTCCTGGAGGAAGGCTGGCCGGTGCTGGGCGTGATCGACCAGCCGATCCTGGGTGAACGGTGGCTGGGCGTTACCGGCCAGGGCACCTTGTTCAACGACCGGCCTGTGCATGGGGCGCCGTGCCGCGAACTCAGCGATGCCGTGCTCGCCACCACCAGCCCGCACCTGTTCTCAGGCGAGCAGATCGAACCCTTCATGAAGCTCTCGGGCGCTGTCGCCCATCGCAAGATCATCTGGGGTGGCGATTGCTACAATTACGGGCTTGTCGCATCCGGCCATGTCGATGTGGTGTGCGAGGCGGGCCTGAAACTGCATGACTTTGCCGCGCTTGTGCCGGTGGTGGAAGGAGCGGGCGGCGTGATGTGTGACTGGAACGGCGAGCCGCTCAATGCGGAAAGCACAGGCGAAGTGCTGGCGATCGGGGATCCCGCGCGGCTTGAGGATGTGCTCGAGGCAATGCAGTGA
- the rpmI gene encoding 50S ribosomal protein L35, which yields MPKLKTKSGVKKRFKITATGKIKHGVAGKRHRLISHNAKYIRTNRGTTVLSEADTKTVKKWAPYGLD from the coding sequence ATGCCCAAGCTGAAGACCAAGAGCGGTGTGAAGAAACGCTTCAAGATCACCGCGACCGGCAAGATCAAGCATGGGGTCGCTGGCAAGCGCCACCGCCTGATCAGCCACAATGCGAAGTATATCCGCACCAACCGCGGCACCACCGTCCTGTCGGAAGCCGACACCAAGACGGTGAAGAAATGGGCCCCCTACGGGCTCGACTGA
- the rplT gene encoding 50S ribosomal protein L20, translated as MPRIKRGVTTRAKHKRLLDQAKGYRGRRKNTIRVARQAVEKAGQYAYRDRKIKKRNFRALWIQRINAAVRAEGLTYSQFMHGVKLAGIELDRKAMADLAMNEGAAFQAVIAQAKGALPA; from the coding sequence ATGCCTCGCATCAAACGCGGCGTGACCACTCGCGCCAAGCACAAGCGGCTGCTGGACCAGGCCAAGGGCTATCGCGGTCGTCGCAAGAACACTATTCGCGTTGCGCGCCAGGCGGTCGAGAAGGCCGGCCAGTACGCCTATCGCGACCGCAAGATCAAGAAGCGCAACTTCCGCGCGCTCTGGATCCAGCGCATCAACGCGGCTGTCCGCGCCGAAGGGCTCACCTACTCGCAGTTCATGCACGGGGTGAAGCTGGCCGGGATCGAGCTCGACCGCAAGGCGATGGCCGATCTCGCGATGAACGAAGGTGCAGCCTTCCAGGCGGTGATTGCTCAGGCGAAGGGCGCTCTGCCCGCCTGA
- a CDS encoding helix-turn-helix domain-containing protein: MAEPEEVSAAGDQRFEIRSRFFAPPEEFAGCFTTFYHLDLTVADGGTVSDHLQPEWAGIRFFAGSRPQAQLGSSSTSGPRYAASGPSSLPTHFTIGSTRMWGIGFLPLGWSRYFDVDAGSLANYTCDGETHPAFAKFAHLAEVLCDPACSDQEQFDAIVDTMRRLTRPHRDEEKIMRVHRVMVDEQLANVAEFAERSELGARNLERLCARHFGFTPKLLLRRQRFMRSLTSFMLHRGSKWTDVMDEHYHDQAQFTREFRTFMGMSPSEYAALEHPILTSFIEARARIWGSPAQTLDRPD; encoded by the coding sequence ATGGCCGAGCCGGAGGAAGTGTCAGCAGCTGGTGATCAACGGTTCGAAATCCGAAGCCGTTTCTTTGCGCCGCCTGAAGAGTTCGCCGGCTGCTTCACCACCTTCTATCACCTGGACCTGACCGTTGCAGATGGCGGTACGGTCAGCGATCACCTCCAGCCAGAATGGGCCGGGATACGCTTTTTCGCAGGTTCCAGGCCGCAGGCACAGCTGGGCAGCAGCAGCACCAGCGGACCGCGTTATGCCGCAAGCGGGCCCAGCTCCTTGCCAACCCATTTCACAATCGGTTCAACCCGCATGTGGGGGATCGGCTTCCTGCCGCTCGGCTGGAGTCGCTACTTCGATGTCGATGCCGGCTCGCTTGCCAATTACACTTGCGATGGCGAAACGCACCCGGCCTTTGCCAAATTCGCGCATCTCGCGGAGGTATTGTGTGACCCTGCATGCAGCGATCAGGAGCAGTTTGACGCGATTGTAGACACGATGCGCCGGTTGACGCGCCCACATCGCGATGAGGAAAAGATCATGCGCGTGCATCGCGTCATGGTCGATGAACAGCTCGCCAACGTAGCCGAATTTGCCGAGCGATCGGAGCTTGGCGCGCGCAATCTGGAGCGACTGTGTGCACGCCATTTCGGTTTCACGCCCAAGCTGCTGCTGCGGCGCCAGCGCTTCATGCGCAGCCTCACCAGCTTCATGCTGCATCGTGGAAGCAAATGGACGGACGTGATGGATGAACACTATCACGACCAGGCGCAGTTCACCCGCGAGTTCCGCACCTTCATGGGCATGTCGCCCAGCGAATATGCCGCGCTGGAGCATCCGATCCTCACCTCATTTATCGAAGCGCGGGCGCGGATCTGGGGTTCGCCTGCGCAAACGCTCGACCGCCCGGACTGA
- the pheS gene encoding phenylalanine--tRNA ligase subunit alpha codes for MTDLTTQRDAALAAIAAAETLDALEEQRVAALGKKGWVSLALKTLGQMAPEERTVAAPAIQAVRAEISDALAAKKDAMEAAVLEAQLARERLDLTLPAAEAPAGSVHPVSQVMDELAEIFADMGFAVATGPEIEDDWHNFTALNMDESHPARAMHDTFYFPDSDAEGRKMLLRTHTSPVQIRSMVAQGAPIRIIAPGRVYRSDSDATHTPMFHQVEGLVIDKDIHLGHLKWTLETFLKAFFERDDIVLRLRPSYFPFTEPSVEVDVGFEVVGGRRVLGGDGDALGHGWMELLGSGMVNRRVIEFAGLDPDQWQGFAFGVGVDRLAMLKYGMDDLRAFFDGDVRWLKHYGFSHLDQPTLSAGVGARS; via the coding sequence ATGACTGACTTGACCACACAAAGGGATGCCGCACTGGCGGCGATTGCGGCTGCGGAAACGCTTGATGCGCTGGAAGAACAGCGCGTGGCGGCGCTTGGCAAGAAGGGCTGGGTCAGCCTTGCCCTAAAAACCTTGGGCCAGATGGCCCCTGAAGAACGCACTGTCGCTGCGCCCGCAATCCAGGCGGTGCGCGCGGAGATTTCAGATGCGCTGGCCGCGAAGAAAGACGCCATGGAGGCGGCTGTGCTCGAAGCCCAGCTGGCCAGAGAGCGGCTGGACTTGACGTTGCCTGCAGCGGAAGCTCCGGCCGGCTCGGTCCATCCGGTCAGCCAGGTGATGGATGAACTGGCGGAAATTTTCGCCGACATGGGTTTCGCTGTCGCCACCGGACCTGAAATCGAGGACGACTGGCACAATTTCACCGCGCTCAACATGGATGAAAGCCATCCCGCGCGCGCGATGCACGACACATTCTATTTCCCCGATAGCGACGCTGAAGGCCGCAAGATGCTGCTGCGCACCCACACTTCGCCGGTGCAGATCCGCAGCATGGTCGCGCAAGGTGCACCGATCCGCATCATCGCACCGGGCCGCGTCTATCGCAGCGACAGCGATGCGACGCACACCCCGATGTTCCACCAGGTCGAAGGGCTGGTGATCGACAAGGACATCCACCTCGGCCACCTCAAATGGACGCTGGAAACCTTCCTCAAAGCCTTCTTCGAGCGCGATGATATCGTCTTGCGCCTGCGACCGAGCTATTTCCCTTTCACCGAGCCTTCGGTCGAAGTCGATGTCGGCTTCGAAGTAGTAGGTGGTCGCCGCGTGCTAGGCGGCGATGGTGACGCGCTGGGCCACGGCTGGATGGAACTGCTCGGCTCGGGCATGGTCAACCGCCGGGTGATCGAATTCGCCGGGCTCGATCCTGACCAGTGGCAGGGCTTTGCCTTCGGCGTCGGGGTCGACCGGCTGGCCATGCTGAAATACGGGATGGACGATCTGCGCGCCTTCTTTGACGGCGATGTGCGGTGGCTCAAGCACTATGGCTTCAGCCATCTGGACCAGCCGACGCTCTCTGCAGGGGTGGGGGCACGTTCATGA
- the pheT gene encoding phenylalanine--tRNA ligase subunit beta, with the protein MKFSLTWLKDHLDTDASVLEIAAALNRIGIEVEGIEDPAEKLAGFRVAKVLTAAPHPDADKLRVLTVDTGEGDPLQVVCGAPNARAGMKGVLGLPGAVVPANGMELRKSAIRGVESNGMMCSVRELELGDEHDGIIELPEDAPVGTSFADYHGASPVIDVAITPNRPDCMGVYGIARDLAAAGLGTLKPIALPAFEAKGACPVEIRTDDPEGCPAFYGRVITGVTNGASPEWLQQRLISAGQRPISLLVDLTNYVMLAFGRPAHAYDLAKLNGAVVARRAKDGEQVLALNEKTYTLDSTMTVIADDSGVHDIAGIMGGEHSGVSEDTKDVLLEIAYFDPARIGATGRALGLTSDARTRFERGVDPAFLDDGLDLLTGLIVELAGGTASEKVHAGTPPSEPKVIAFDPALTARLGGVDVPEAEQRRILESLDFKFSADWQVTCPLRRHDIEGAADLVEEVVRIHGLDQVESVALPRADGVARPTATAQQVIERKLRRAAAARGLNEAVTWSFLPVPDAEHFGDGSQLWVLENPISEDMKAMRPSLLPGLISAAKRNLDRGASGLRLFEIGRRYFRGENGSSDERPTLGVILAGEKDPRRWMSGKATKFDAYDAKSVARALLAEAGAPVNKLMTMGEAGTQFHPGQSATLRLGPKNVLARFGMLHPATLKAFDIDGPVAAVEIFLDAIPERKNAGFAREAYAPPALQAVTRDFAFLVPADLPAAELVRAVAGADKNNIVSARVFDVFAGQGVPDGKKSIAVEVTLQPQQASYKDADLKAISDAIVAAAAKQGAELRG; encoded by the coding sequence ATGAAGTTCTCGCTGACCTGGCTCAAGGACCATCTCGACACCGATGCCTCGGTGCTGGAGATCGCGGCTGCACTCAACCGGATCGGGATCGAAGTCGAAGGGATCGAGGATCCGGCGGAAAAGCTCGCCGGTTTCCGCGTTGCCAAGGTGCTCACCGCCGCGCCGCATCCCGATGCCGACAAGCTGCGGGTGCTCACGGTCGATACGGGTGAAGGCGATCCGCTGCAGGTGGTCTGCGGGGCGCCCAATGCCCGCGCGGGGATGAAGGGCGTACTTGGCCTGCCTGGCGCGGTGGTGCCGGCCAATGGCATGGAATTGCGCAAGAGCGCGATCCGCGGCGTCGAATCGAACGGCATGATGTGCTCAGTGCGCGAGCTCGAGCTTGGCGATGAGCACGATGGCATCATCGAACTGCCGGAAGACGCGCCGGTCGGCACCAGTTTTGCGGATTATCACGGCGCTTCGCCGGTAATTGACGTCGCGATTACGCCTAACCGGCCCGATTGTATGGGCGTTTATGGCATTGCGCGCGACCTTGCCGCAGCAGGGCTGGGCACGCTCAAGCCGATCGCGCTGCCCGCCTTCGAAGCAAAGGGCGCTTGCCCGGTAGAGATCCGCACCGACGATCCCGAAGGCTGCCCGGCTTTCTATGGCCGCGTGATCACGGGCGTGACCAATGGCGCTTCGCCAGAATGGCTGCAGCAGCGGCTGATCAGCGCGGGGCAGCGGCCGATCTCGCTGCTGGTTGACCTCACCAATTATGTGATGCTCGCCTTTGGCCGCCCGGCGCATGCCTATGACCTCGCCAAGCTGAACGGTGCGGTGGTTGCCCGGCGAGCGAAGGATGGCGAGCAGGTGCTGGCGCTTAACGAGAAGACCTACACGCTCGACAGCACCATGACGGTGATCGCCGACGATAGCGGCGTGCATGACATCGCCGGCATCATGGGCGGCGAACATTCGGGCGTGAGCGAAGACACCAAGGATGTCCTGCTCGAGATCGCCTATTTTGATCCGGCACGGATCGGGGCAACCGGGCGGGCGCTGGGGCTAACCTCTGACGCGCGCACCCGCTTCGAGCGCGGGGTCGATCCGGCGTTCCTCGATGACGGGTTGGACCTGCTCACCGGCCTGATCGTCGAACTGGCGGGCGGTACGGCGAGCGAAAAGGTGCATGCCGGCACGCCGCCAAGCGAGCCTAAGGTCATTGCGTTCGATCCGGCGCTTACCGCGCGCCTGGGCGGGGTTGACGTGCCCGAGGCTGAACAACGCCGAATCCTCGAAAGCCTCGACTTCAAGTTTTCAGCCGACTGGCAGGTGACCTGCCCGCTGCGGCGGCACGATATCGAAGGAGCGGCTGACCTGGTCGAAGAGGTCGTGCGGATTCACGGGCTCGACCAGGTCGAAAGCGTCGCCTTGCCGCGCGCCGACGGCGTCGCCAGGCCGACTGCCACAGCCCAGCAGGTGATTGAGCGCAAGCTGCGCCGTGCGGCCGCTGCGCGCGGTCTCAATGAAGCGGTGACCTGGTCCTTCCTTCCCGTGCCCGATGCCGAGCATTTCGGGGATGGATCGCAGCTTTGGGTACTGGAAAACCCGATCAGCGAAGACATGAAGGCCATGCGGCCCTCGCTGTTGCCGGGCCTGATTAGCGCGGCCAAACGCAATCTGGATCGCGGCGCCTCAGGCCTGCGCCTGTTCGAAATTGGGCGGCGCTATTTCCGTGGGGAAAACGGTTCAAGCGACGAGAGGCCGACGCTCGGCGTGATACTCGCTGGCGAAAAGGACCCGCGGCGCTGGATGAGCGGCAAGGCGACGAAGTTCGATGCCTATGATGCGAAGTCGGTTGCGCGCGCCCTGCTGGCTGAGGCCGGTGCGCCGGTCAACAAGCTGATGACGATGGGCGAAGCAGGCACGCAGTTCCATCCCGGCCAGTCTGCAACCCTGCGGCTGGGCCCCAAGAACGTGCTGGCGCGCTTCGGCATGCTGCATCCGGCAACGCTCAAGGCTTTCGACATCGATGGCCCGGTGGCTGCGGTTGAGATATTCCTGGATGCCATCCCTGAAAGGAAGAACGCCGGCTTTGCCCGCGAAGCCTATGCGCCGCCCGCGCTGCAGGCGGTCACGCGCGATTTCGCCTTCCTCGTTCCTGCAGACCTGCCTGCCGCGGAGCTCGTGCGCGCGGTCGCCGGTGCCGACAAGAACAACATTGTGAGCGCGCGCGTATTCGATGTGTTCGCCGGGCAGGGCGTACCCGATGGGAAGAAATCGATCGCGGTCGAAGTGACGCTGCAGCCGCAGCAGGCGAGCTACAAGGATGCCGACCTGAAGGCGATTTCCGATGCGATCGTCGCAGCAGCAGCCAAGCAGGGGGCGGAACTGCGCGGGTAA
- a CDS encoding peptide chain release factor 3, with protein sequence MSNRRTFAIISHPDAGKTTLTEKLLLQGGAIHLAGEVKARGQARRARSDWMKIEQQRGISVTSSVMTFEKEYDGETITFNLLDTPGHEDFSEDTYRTLTAVDSAIMVIDAAKGIEPQTRKLFEVCRLRSVPIITFVNKVDREGRPVFELLDEIADMLALDVSPQMYPVGMGGEFQGILDFASGTVARPEGPSKEFLGKRDTDVELPAEIAENVELAQIGYPEFDIEAYRNGDLTPVYFGSALKNFGVSELIDAIAKYAPPPRPQPAGEEQVPPTRDEVTGFIFKVQANMDPNHRDRIAFMRMVSGTFKRGMKLTPSGLGKAIAVHSPILFFAQDRELADTAEAGDIIGIPNHGTLRVGDTLSEKNQLRFTGLPNFAPEILRRVVLRDPTKTKQLRKALDDLSEEGVIQVFYPEIGAQWIVGVVGQLQLEVLISRLEAEYKVEAVLEASPFATARWLKGSDAALKGFADFNRSNLARDRDGDLVFMAKSPWDVSYQAEKNPELTFSATKER encoded by the coding sequence ATGTCAAATCGCCGAACCTTCGCGATCATCTCCCACCCTGACGCGGGCAAGACCACGCTGACCGAAAAGCTGCTGTTGCAAGGCGGCGCGATCCACTTGGCCGGCGAGGTCAAGGCGCGCGGGCAGGCCCGGCGTGCGCGTTCGGACTGGATGAAGATCGAGCAGCAGCGCGGCATCTCGGTGACTTCCAGCGTGATGACCTTCGAGAAGGAATATGACGGTGAAACGATCACCTTCAACCTGCTCGACACACCGGGGCACGAGGATTTCTCCGAAGACACCTATCGCACGCTGACTGCGGTCGACAGCGCCATCATGGTGATCGACGCGGCCAAGGGGATCGAGCCGCAGACGCGCAAGCTGTTCGAGGTTTGCCGGCTGCGCAGCGTGCCGATCATCACCTTTGTCAACAAGGTCGATCGTGAAGGCCGTCCGGTGTTCGAACTGCTCGACGAGATCGCCGACATGCTGGCGCTCGACGTCAGCCCGCAGATGTACCCGGTCGGCATGGGTGGCGAATTCCAGGGCATCCTCGATTTTGCCAGCGGCACGGTCGCGCGGCCGGAAGGCCCGTCGAAGGAATTTCTTGGCAAGCGCGATACCGACGTCGAACTGCCCGCAGAGATTGCGGAGAATGTCGAACTGGCCCAGATCGGCTATCCCGAATTCGACATCGAGGCCTATCGCAATGGCGATCTGACCCCGGTCTATTTCGGCTCCGCGCTCAAGAATTTCGGCGTGTCCGAACTGATCGACGCGATCGCCAAATATGCCCCGCCGCCGCGCCCGCAGCCCGCTGGGGAGGAGCAGGTCCCGCCCACGCGCGACGAAGTGACCGGCTTCATCTTCAAGGTCCAGGCGAACATGGACCCCAACCACCGCGACCGGATCGCCTTCATGCGGATGGTTTCGGGCACCTTCAAGCGCGGCATGAAGCTGACGCCTTCTGGTCTTGGCAAGGCGATTGCGGTGCATTCGCCAATCCTGTTCTTCGCGCAGGACCGCGAACTGGCCGATACCGCCGAAGCGGGCGACATCATCGGCATACCTAACCACGGCACGCTGCGGGTGGGCGATACGCTGAGCGAGAAAAACCAGCTGCGCTTCACCGGCCTGCCCAATTTCGCGCCGGAAATCCTGCGCCGCGTAGTTCTGCGCGACCCGACCAAGACCAAGCAGCTGCGTAAGGCGCTCGACGATCTTTCCGAAGAGGGCGTGATCCAGGTGTTCTATCCGGAAATCGGCGCGCAGTGGATCGTCGGCGTGGTTGGCCAGTTGCAATTGGAAGTGCTGATCAGCCGGCTCGAAGCCGAATACAAGGTCGAGGCGGTGCTAGAGGCCTCGCCCTTTGCCACCGCGCGCTGGCTGAAAGGTTCGGATGCGGCGCTCAAAGGCTTTGCCGATTTCAACCGCTCCAATCTGGCGCGCGACCGCGATGGCGATCTGGTGTTCATGGCCAAGAGCCCGTGGGACGTAAGCTACCAGGCCGAAAAGAACCCTGAGCTGACCTTCTCCGCGACCAAGGAACGGTAG